One Hypnocyclicus thermotrophus DNA segment encodes these proteins:
- a CDS encoding GNAT family N-acetyltransferase has product MIDSVETKRKIKINNEIFYFREANILDIEIIFDNINKKFLEKNFINDYNKLEKEYKHNYETKLLDKSYIIYLILDSKNYYLGEIRIENKNIVNIYLIKKIRGKGYAKTILKTVLNVYKQKYNINRFISYIIPENEISIKVFQSIGFKYIKKENYKGIKMLKFETLV; this is encoded by the coding sequence ATGATAGATAGTGTAGAAACTAAAAGAAAAATAAAAATAAATAATGAAATATTTTATTTTAGAGAAGCTAATATATTAGATATAGAAATTATATTTGATAATATCAATAAAAAATTTTTAGAAAAAAATTTTATTAATGACTATAATAAATTAGAAAAAGAGTACAAACATAACTATGAAACAAAGCTTTTAGATAAATCATATATAATATATTTGATTCTTGACAGTAAAAATTATTATTTAGGTGAGATAAGAATAGAGAATAAAAATATAGTGAATATATATTTAATAAAAAAAATAAGAGGAAAGGGATATGCTAAAACTATATTAAAAACTGTATTAAATGTATATAAACAAAAATATAATATAAATAGATTTATTTCTTATATTATTCCTGAAAATGAAATTTCAATAAAAGTTTTTCAAAGTATAGGTTTTAAATATATAAAAAAAGAAAATTATAAAGGTATAAAAATGCTAAAGTTCGAAACACTTGTATAG
- a CDS encoding ABC-F family ATP-binding cassette domain-containing protein — MALLTVNNLNKQFLGTYIFCDVSFSIDEKDKIGFIGVNGAGKSTLVKILLDKESHDISEKTKEFGTINKKRNLKIGYLSQHFELNEENTIFDELMSVFDYLKEDYKKIQKLNKKLSVDIEKFDEIMEELSRLSTKYEQEEGYAIEYKVKQILNGLNFEENQYNLCIENLSGGQKSRVALGKILLQEPDLLILDEPTNHLDINAIEWLEKFLQSYNRAFILISHDRYFLDNVVNKIYELENKKINIYNGNFSDYIIQKEAYLSGAVKSFEKEQEKLKKMEEFVRRYKAGVKAKQARGRQKLLDRMEKMENPVINIRKMRLKFESARLSTDKIFKIKRLKKEFNDKLLFQNLDLDIYRGDRIGIIGKNGVGKSTLLRILVEKDTFTSGTIERGEKLDIAYYDQEHANLSFDYRVLDELMYSFSLSEEEARRIAGGFLFDEEKIEKKIAKLSGGERARVSFMKLILQKPNVLILDEPTNHLDIYSREVLEEALEDYDGTIIVVSHDRYFLENTVNKIYEVHENGATYFNGNYDSYKEFKKNNVENEKEKNNDYEEQKRIKNRINSLEKKFEQIEKELEELELKKDKIQEKFDEAGKINDVSKLLDYQEKLDKLEEEILEKMTQWEEIELELNELKG, encoded by the coding sequence ATGGCATTACTTACAGTAAACAATTTAAATAAACAATTTTTAGGAACGTATATATTTTGTGATGTATCATTTAGTATAGATGAAAAAGATAAAATAGGATTTATAGGTGTAAATGGAGCAGGAAAAAGCACGTTAGTAAAGATATTATTAGATAAAGAATCGCATGATATAAGTGAAAAAACAAAAGAATTTGGAACTATAAATAAAAAAAGAAATCTTAAAATAGGATATTTATCGCAACATTTTGAATTAAATGAAGAAAATACTATATTTGATGAACTTATGTCAGTGTTTGATTATTTAAAAGAAGATTATAAAAAAATACAAAAATTAAATAAAAAGTTATCTGTAGATATAGAAAAATTTGATGAAATAATGGAAGAATTATCAAGATTATCAACAAAATATGAACAAGAAGAAGGATATGCAATAGAATATAAAGTAAAGCAAATCTTAAATGGATTAAATTTTGAAGAAAATCAATATAATTTATGTATAGAAAATCTGAGCGGAGGACAAAAATCAAGAGTAGCGCTTGGAAAAATATTATTACAAGAGCCTGATTTATTAATATTAGATGAACCTACAAATCATTTAGATATAAATGCAATAGAATGGTTAGAAAAATTTTTACAATCTTATAATAGAGCATTTATACTTATATCACATGATAGATATTTTTTAGATAATGTAGTAAATAAAATTTATGAATTAGAAAATAAAAAAATTAATATTTATAATGGGAATTTTAGTGATTATATAATCCAAAAAGAAGCTTATTTAAGTGGTGCGGTAAAATCATTTGAAAAAGAACAAGAAAAATTAAAAAAAATGGAAGAATTTGTAAGAAGATATAAAGCAGGAGTAAAGGCAAAACAAGCTAGAGGAAGACAAAAATTATTAGATAGAATGGAAAAAATGGAAAATCCAGTAATAAATATAAGAAAGATGAGATTAAAATTTGAGTCTGCTAGACTTAGTACTGATAAAATTTTTAAAATAAAAAGGTTAAAAAAAGAGTTTAATGATAAATTGTTATTTCAAAATCTAGATCTAGATATTTATAGAGGAGATAGAATAGGAATAATAGGGAAAAATGGTGTAGGAAAGTCAACTCTTCTTAGAATACTAGTAGAAAAAGATACATTTACTAGTGGAACTATTGAAAGAGGAGAGAAATTAGATATAGCTTATTATGATCAAGAACATGCAAATTTATCCTTTGATTATAGAGTATTAGATGAATTAATGTATTCATTTTCATTAAGTGAAGAAGAGGCGAGAAGAATAGCAGGAGGATTCTTATTTGACGAAGAGAAAATAGAGAAAAAAATAGCTAAATTAAGTGGTGGAGAAAGAGCAAGAGTAAGTTTTATGAAGCTTATTTTACAAAAGCCAAATGTTTTGATATTAGATGAGCCAACAAATCACTTAGATATATATTCTAGAGAAGTTTTAGAAGAGGCTTTGGAAGATTATGATGGAACAATTATAGTAGTGTCACATGATAGATACTTTTTAGAAAATACTGTAAATAAAATATATGAAGTTCATGAAAATGGTGCAACATATTTTAATGGAAACTATGATAGCTATAAAGAATTTAAAAAAAATAATGTAGAAAATGAGAAAGAAAAAAATAATGATTATGAAGAGCAAAAGAGAATAAAAAATAGAATAAATTCTTTAGAAAAAAAATTTGAACAAATAGAAAAAGAGCTTGAGGAATTAGAGTTAAAAAAAGATAAAATTCAAGAAAAATTTGATGAAGCGGGGAAAATAAACGATGTATCTAAACTATTAGATTATCAAGAAAAATTAGATAAGCTTGAAGAAGAAATATTAGAAAAAATGACACAATGGGAAGAGATAGAATTAGAATTAAATGAGTTAAAAGGTTAG
- a CDS encoding MlaA family lipoprotein translates to MKKIFFTILIIFLTGCSNINKTKNIETSEKHFIDSDIYDPLEPLNRRIYYFNAVIDRNIILPTAKFYSKITPDFLEKGISNFFNNLNEIPTILNSTLQFKFDKAFVSSERFLINSTIGFLGFFDISSNSFNLEKHKEDFGQTLAFYHIPQGPYIILPILGPSTVRDTVGTTFEYISKPYTDPLQLIDYSQSTPEMIFISSINKRNNLNFRYYQSASPFEYDYIRFLYFKTRQFENIK, encoded by the coding sequence ATGAAAAAAATTTTTTTTACAATTTTAATTATATTTTTAACAGGCTGTAGCAATATAAACAAAACTAAAAATATTGAAACCTCTGAAAAACATTTTATAGATTCTGATATTTATGACCCTCTAGAACCCTTAAATAGAAGGATTTATTATTTTAATGCTGTAATTGATAGAAACATTATTTTACCTACAGCAAAATTTTATTCTAAAATAACTCCCGATTTTTTAGAAAAAGGAATCTCTAATTTTTTTAATAATTTAAATGAAATTCCTACTATTTTAAATAGTACGTTACAATTTAAATTTGATAAAGCTTTTGTATCCTCTGAAAGATTTTTGATAAATTCAACTATTGGTTTTTTAGGATTTTTTGATATTTCTTCAAACTCCTTTAATTTAGAAAAACATAAAGAAGATTTTGGACAAACTTTAGCTTTTTATCACATTCCACAAGGTCCGTATATTATTTTACCTATACTTGGTCCATCTACTGTTAGAGATACTGTTGGTACTACATTTGAATATATATCAAAACCCTATACTGACCCTTTACAACTTATAGATTATTCACAATCAACTCCTGAAATGATATTTATTAGTTCTATAAATAAAAGAAATAATTTAAATTTTAGATATTATCAATCAGCTTCACCTTTTGAATATGATTATATTAGATTTTTGTATTTTAAAACTAGACAATTTGAAAATATCAAATAA